A stretch of Maniola hyperantus chromosome 15, iAphHyp1.2, whole genome shotgun sequence DNA encodes these proteins:
- the Uba1 gene encoding ubiquitin-like modifier-activating enzyme 1 — MSSAEVADNSVDPPAKKRKLNTAEASCKSSAMANNGTRVEDEIDESLYSRQLYVLGHDAMRRMASSDVLISGLGGLGVEVAKNVILGGVKSVTLHDDRNCTVADLSSQFYLSEATIGQNRALASCEQLAELNHYVPTTAYTGTLDEEFLKKFSVVVLTGASWAEQQRVAAISRANNVALVIADTRGLFSQVFCDFGAEFKVLDINGENPVSAMVADISHEYEAVVTCLDDTRHGLQDGDYVTFSEVQGMTELNGCEPRKIKVLGPFTFSIGDTTNFSKYQSGGIVTQVKMPKIVNFKPLNESAKNPEFLITDFAKMDYPQQLHVGFLALHKFKGAEGRLPKPWCDEDFVKFMEHVKGIVDGEELFKKGEFEANKELLETFCKVSAGDLNPMNAAIGGVIAQEVMKACSGKFHPIVQWLYLDAIECLPKDRSALNEENCKPTGSRYDGQIAVFGKKFQKRIGDLKYFIVGAGAIGCELLKNFAMMGVGADGGQVTVTDMDLIEKSNLNRQFLFRPRDVQKPKSSTAAKAIKVMNPSMNVVAQENRVCPETEAVYDDAFFEALDGVANALDNVDARIYMDRRCVYYRKPLLESGTLGTKGNTQVVVPFLTESYSSSQDPPERSIPICTLKNFPNAIEHTLQWARDEFEGLFRQAAEHAAQYLTDPHFLDRTMRLPGSQPLDVLESVRNAITERPLQFDDCVTWARMHWEAQYCNQIKQLLYNFPPDQLNTSGVPFWSGPKRCPSPLEFDPEDELHLDYVVAAANLRAHVYGIPPCVDRERIANVATSVQVPTFIPRSGVRIAVTDAQLQQNNDEMDQNRVKNIVADLPPPSNLGNLKITPLEFEKDDDSNFHMDFIVAASNLRAANYKIPPANRHQSKLIAGKIIPAIATTTSVVAGLVCLELYKLAQGFNTLDVFKNGFVNLALPFFGFSEPIAAPTNVYYDKKWTLWDRFEIKGEITLQEFLDYFKNEHKLEITMLSQGVCMLFSFFMPPHKRQERLNLPMSEVVTRVSKKKLEPHVKALVFELCCNDVDKIDVEVPYVKYTLP, encoded by the exons ATGTCTAGTGCTGAAGTCGCCGATAATTCCGTTGACCCCCCGGCGAAAAAGCGGAAGCTAAATACAGCAGAGGCGAGTTGCAAATCCTCAGCAATGGCGAACAATGGAACGCGTGTTGAAGATGAAATCGACGAGAGTTTGTATTCGCGGCAATTGTACGTGCTGGGGCACGACGCCATGCGGCGCATGGCCAGCTCCGACGTGCTGATCTCTGGGCTCGGCGGTTTGGGCGTCGAGGTTGCGAAAAACGTGATCCTCGGTGGCGTCAAGTCGGTGACCCTGCACGACGACCGCAACTGTACCGTGGCGGATTTATCGTCTCAATTCTACCTGTCCGAGGCAACGATCGGGCAAAATAGGGCCCTGGCTTCGTGCGAGCAGCTCGCTGAACTTAATCACTATGTGCCGACGACGGCCTATACGGGGACATTGGATGAGGAGTTTTTGAAGAAATTCAGTGTGGTTGTGTTGACTGGAGCTTCATGGGCGGAGCAGCAGCGTGTCGCAGCCATTAGTCGCGCTAATAACGTAGCATTAGTTATCGCAGACACTAGAGGGTTGTTTTCGCAGGTGTTCTGTGACTTTGGTGCTGAGTTCAAGGTCCTCGATATCAACGGCGAGAACCCCGTGTCGGCGATGGTGGCTGACATCAGCCACGAATATGAAGCTGTGGTCACTTGCTTGGATGACACTCGTCATGGTCTCCAGGATGGAGACTATGTTACGTTCAGTGAG GTACAAGGTATGACGGAATTAAATGGCTGTGAAccccgcaaaatcaaagtgcTGGGACCATTCACCTTCAGCATTGGAGACACTACCAACTTCTCCAAATACCAAAGCGGTGGCATCGTCACACAAGTCAAGATGCCCAAGATAGTAAACTTCAAACCTTTGAACGAATCGGCCAAGAATCCAGAGTTTTTGATCACCGATTTTGCTAAAATGGACTATCCGCAACAACTTCATGTTGGATTTTTggctttgcacaagtttaaggGTGCTGAGGGGCGTTTGCCCAAGCCTTGGTGTGATGAGGACTTTGTCAAGTTCATGGAGCATGTCAAGGGTATTGTGGACGGGGAGGAGTTGTTCAAGAAAGGGGAGTTTGAAGCCAACAAGGAGCTCTTGGAAACATTCTGCAAG GTGTCAGCGGGAGACCTAAACCCAATGAACGCAGCGATCGGAGGAGTAATCGCCCAGGAAGTGATGAAGGCCTGCTCTGGAAAGTTCCACCCCATCGTCCAATGGCTGTACCTGGACGCTATTGAGTGTTTGCCCAAGGACCGTTCCGCTCTCAATGAGGAGAACTGCAAGCCCACAGGCTCCAGATACGATGGACAGATTGCTGTCTTTGGTAAAAAATTCCAGAAGAGGATTGGCGACCTGAAGTACTTTATTGTTG GTGCCGGCGCCATTGGTTGCGAGCTTCTCAAGAACTTCGCGATGATGGGAGTAGGAGCCGATGGAGGTCAGGTGACCGTCACCGATATGGATCTGATAGAGAAGTCCAACCTCAATCGACAGTTCCTATTCCGCCCTCGCGACGTGCAGAAACCCAAGTCCAGCACTGCTGCCAAG GCAATCAAAGTGATGAATCCATCAATGAATGTGGTGGCCCAGGAGAATAGAGTATGCCCGGAGACAGAGGCTGTATACGATGATGCGTTCTTCGAGGCCCTGGACGGAGTGGCCAACGCGTTGGACAACGTTGACGCGCGCATCTACATGGACAGACGCTGCGTGTACTATAGGAAGCCACTGTTGGAGAGTGGCACCTTGGGAACTAAGGGCAACACGCAG GTGGTAGTCCCCTTCCTGACCGAATCCTACAGCTCATCCCAGGATCCACCAGAGAGGAGCATCCCTATCTGCACCCTCAAAAACTTCCCCAACGCGATAGAGCACACCCTACAGTGGGCCAGAGACGAGTTCGAGGGTCTGTTCCGCCAGGCCGCGGAGCACGCTGCGCAGTACCTCACAGACCCTCACTTCCTGGACAGGACCATGCGTCTGCCCGGGAGCCAGCCTTTGGACGTCCTGGAAAGTGTCAGG aACGCGATCACCGAACGCCCGCTACAGTTCGACGACTGCGTGACCTGGGCGCGCATGCACTGGGAAGCACAGTACTGCAATCAGATCAAGCAGCTCCTCTACaacttcccaccagaccagctcAACACCAGCGGCGTTCCCTTCTGGTCAGGGCCCAAGAGGTGCCCATCCCCACTGGAGTTCGACCCTGAGGATGAACTGCATCTGGACTATGTAGTGGCTGCTGCGAACCTCAGAGCCCATGTTTATGGAATACCCCCCTGTGTAGACCGAGAGAGGATCGCTAACGTCGCTACGAGTGTTCAG gtACCAACCTTCATACCAAGATCCGGCGTGAGGATAGCAGTGACCGACGCCCAGCTACAGCAGAACAATGATGAGATGGACCAGAATAGAGTCAAGAATATTGTAGCCGACCTGCCTCCACCCAGCAACTTGGGCAACCTGAAGATCACTCCATTGGAGTTCGAGAAGGACGACGATTCCAACTTCCACATGGACTTCATTGTGGCTGCTTCCAACTTAAGAGCCGCAAATTACAAGATACCTCCCGCAAACAGGCATCAGTCCAAACTCATCGCTGGGAAGATCATCCCGGCCATCGCTACCACCACCTCAGTTGTTGCCGGTCTGGTGTGTCTGGAGCTTTACAAACTCGCTCAAGGCTTCAACACTTTGGACGTCTTCAAAAATGGTTTCGTCAACCTAGCTTTACCATTCTTCGGTTTCTCCGAACCGATCGCAGCCCCGACTAACGTTTATTACGACAAAAAATGGACCCTCTGGGACAGATTTGAGATCAAGGGCGAGATTACGTTACAGGAATTCTTAGATTACTTCAAGAATGAACACAAACTCGAAATTACGATGTTGTCTCAAGGAGTGTGCATGTTATTCTCGTTCTTCATGCCCCCCCACAAGCGTCAGGAGCGCCTCAACTTGCCCATGTCCGAAGTGGTAACTAGAGTGTCCAAGAAGAAGTTAGAACCACACGTGAAAGCCTTAGTGTTCGAACTGTGCTGCAATGACGTAGACAAAATCGACGTCGAGGTTCCTTACGTCAAGTACACTCTGCCTTAA